The sequence GTTCGTAAATATCTCTTCCTTTATTGTCATAACTAAAAATAGATACATCTATATTTCTCTCAGAAAAAGGGAAATCCATTAGATATGACGTTAATTTTTCATCGGAGTTAATATCTTTTAAAAACTCCTCCGCACATAATATAATCAATTTTCTGGCTTCTTTTTGAGTTAAAGGCTCGCCATACCTGTTAAAATCAAGGATCATTAATCGCAGCCCATAAACTCCTCCAGCTCCAATACCGCTTGGTGACAAGCCATACTTTTGTCCGATTCGCTTTCCAGACTTTTTTATTAAGCCATAGCAAAGTTTACCTCCTTCCGACAATCCTGAATTAAAAAGAGAACAACCAAAGATTCCCCCTAATAGAAGAATGCAAACTAATTTCATTAAGATTTTCATGTGATTATCTAAATACTTCAGGATTTAATGAATAAAGCGATGACTATTACAAGCATTTGAATCGCTAGGATAGCCGATTCAAATGAATAGGCATCCTGATCTATAGATCACGCATACCGTATAAAGCTTGCTGTGCATCTAGATGTCCCTGTTCAGATGCTTTTGATAACCAAAAAACTGCCTTATCGGTATTTTTTTTAACACCTATACCTGCCTTATATAGCATGCCCAAGCCAAATTGAGCCTGTGCGTTATTTTGTTCTGCTGCTTTTGTAATCCATTTGATTGCCATGTTGTAATCTTGCTTAACTCCCTCTCCTTTTAAATACATGATGCCTAATTCTAATTGAGCTAGATCTTTTCCTTGCTGAGCTGCTTTTTCAAAAAAATTGGCCGCTTCTAAGTAGTCTTGCTGAACTCCTAGTGCTAAAAAATACATGATACCTAAATGATATTGAGCACCTGCCTCATTCTGTTCAGCTGCTTTCTTGAACCAATTAAATGCTCTTTCATAGTCCTTTTCTTCTTTATAATAACTTAAACCAATCATATATTGAGCAAAAGCTTCGTTCTGTTCTGCTGCCTTGGCTAACCAGGAGCGACCTTTCTTTAAGCTTTTTCCAATCTGCTTTCCTTCTAAATAAAGCATTCCCAATAGAATCTGAGATTTAGAATGTCCCTGTTGAGCCGACTTTTCTAAGCAGATAGCAGCTTCTTTTAATTTATTTTCTCTCCAATAAGAGACGCCCTTTAAATAGTCAATTTCGGCATTTCCTTCGTCTGTATATTGTTCCAAATTCTTAGCTGCTTCGCTAAATTTCTGTTGGCCAAGGTATGCTTTCGTCTGTTTTATAATCTCTTCTGGAGGCTTATTTTCTTCAGCATGACAAATCGAAACAAAAGAGAAAATTAGACTTAAGTACAGGCATGGTTTGTTGTGAAATAACATGAAATTTCCTTATTCATAAGTATTTTCAGGTAAAAAAATTCGGTATCTTTCTTTAATAGAGGCTAGATATTCAGTTTTGAAGCGGTCTTGCATGGTTGATTAGCTTTAGGATTCAGAGTGCTTTTGTTCTTCTTGTTTTAGCCTTTCAAGAGCTTCTTCATACGTTTCCTTGATTTTATCTTTATAGGACAATTGCTCTGGAGTATTTATTAAATAAGTAATTATCCCTTCGGATATCAATACAGTACCAATATAAGGAGCGAAAGTTCGCTCTCCCTTAGAATCATAATTAATAATCGCTATACTAATATTATTTGGGGAGAATGGATAATCTAACAGATAGGGTCGTAAGGATTCATCCGAGTTAATATCTGTTAAAAACTCTTCTGCACATGCAACAATTAATCTTCTAGCTTCTTCTTGAGTTAAAGGCTCGCCATACCTGTGAAAATCAAGGATCATTAATCGCAGCCCATAAACGCCTCCAGCCCCAATAGCACTTGGCGATAAGCCATATTTTTGTCCGATTCGCTTTCCAGACTTTTTTATTAAGCCATAGCAAAGTTTACTTCCTTTCGACAATCCCGAATCAAAAAGAGAACAACCACAGATTCCCCCTAATAGAAGAATGC comes from Candidatus Protochlamydia phocaeensis and encodes:
- a CDS encoding tetratricopeptide repeat protein yields the protein MLFHNKPCLYLSLIFSFVSICHAEENKPPEEIIKQTKAYLGQQKFSEAAKNLEQYTDEGNAEIDYLKGVSYWRENKLKEAAICLEKSAQQGHSKSQILLGMLYLEGKQIGKSLKKGRSWLAKAAEQNEAFAQYMIGLSYYKEEKDYERAFNWFKKAAEQNEAGAQYHLGIMYFLALGVQQDYLEAANFFEKAAQQGKDLAQLELGIMYLKGEGVKQDYNMAIKWITKAAEQNNAQAQFGLGMLYKAGIGVKKNTDKAVFWLSKASEQGHLDAQQALYGMRDL